The sequence AAGAAATGCACACATTAAGTCCAGCTACCTCATAGTATCCACATAACACAACAGCAAGTGAAATTGCCTACAATTTATTGTTTGGGCAGTTAAAAGGTAGACATACCAAGACATTTATGTGAAATGCGTCTGACTGAACTTTCAGTGAGATGCGTTAGCATTTGCCAATTAACCCATTCATGGCACTCGCAGTCACTCAAACTCTCTTTtgttcagacacacacctctatcAACATTTCCCTCAGTTGTAGCTATACAGCACGATGGCAAAAAGACAAAAGTATTTTGTCTATTGTAGTCATAGGGGTTTTAGAATCAGAAGAGTCGACTCACAACACCCTTTTGCCACACTAATACTCGTTTAAAACGTCAAAATAACTTCAGGACCAACGAAAAAGGCAGGCGACTATTGGAAGAGGTGTGGGACTCGAATGCTCTTTAAAATTATAGTTTTAAATATTAGTATATTAGTATAACTTATTAGTTATACGTTCTGTTccgtaacattagctaactagCTAACATCAATTGTACAAATAATGCTGATAAACTAAGCAAGAATACTGAGCTATCTACCCAgaattgtctgtaaatggggaCTATGGTAGTACGTATATAGTATACAACATATACATTCGAAAATGTTctaaaatttatattttatagtcATAATTTATAAATCACTCACCTGAAATCCTGTGAGACTTCAACGCAGCAACGGTTCTTCGCCAACTGACAAAAAATTGAATTTCTCTCGTGCCCTCTAGGAGCAGGTTGCAGAAAGGTGGACACAAGGTTGCAGCGGGACCAGTAGAATCTGATTCGCGCAGTTGTCATAACGTACTTCATTGGTTATGTTGGCACCAACCCACATAGTTCATAACTGCAACCTTTATCAATAGGTTGATAGAAAGTAGATGCAGGGTTTTATTGCCACCAACCTTAGTGCAACATATTAACAACATAGTAAGAGAGTGCCTGTTAAGTAACGTGGCCACCAACATAACCACACCTAAAATACAACGTTGTGTGGAAGTTGTGTGTTTGCTGggaacccagtaaacatttagccgttgattcaacgttgaaataacgtaatgactgccgtctaatcaacgttctcttaaggttgaaaatgaaagttgaaaagacgtccaaacacagacattgaaaagacgactgttagacgtattttggacgtccattgacgttattaattggtcccgaaataaatgacttgtataaaacgcgttttggacgtccactgacgttatcgattggtcaccacttaactaacttataaggatggattttggacgtccattgacgtttataatatgtcattgacggacagactacttttagacctattttgaacgtccagggaccttccttgtttactgggaaaggcCAAGCCTATGTGTGGATAGAAATTACATCCCAAACAGTCAAAGTACCAAGAGAAAAATGTATACGTGTAACATTAGTTAATAGGGAGTCGTGGGTAGTTTGGGCCAGTGAGGTCAAAcaaggactaactgactagtgtCTATTTACAGAGtaagaaaaatgaaaggaagtttatttaaaagacattttaacTGTTGAGATCATCACTATTGAGAGCTTGTCTTAATCATGATAAATAACTGTGTTCATACGTTCTCATGTCTCGAGCTGTGAAGATTATGATGAAGATTTTGAACATGGTTTGTGAGAAACTTCAAAAGTTGGTTCATAATATTTAACACTTTAATACCCATGACAGTTATGCCCAGTGCATCAGTAAAAGCCTCGTTGACATAAAGAATATAACTGAGAGCATATCTTGGCTGTAGGACTTGCCTAAGGTCAGTCAAGACCAACATTTGGATCAGAGTATTATtttatagaaatgtttaaaatcgtGAAATGATCTTTtcacaattttaaacatttctatatTGTTATGGTCAATAATGCCCTTTAATAAACTTTcttacattttaagctttagggCTTAGGCAAACTTAATCTTATCAATGCCTTGTTTAGCCTCACTGGGCCGAGCTGCCTAAACTGTGCTAATTCTTGCTTCAGAGCAACCTTCATTAATATAcgcaaaaatataatatttacttTAACTATTTGGGATTTATTTTTTGGGGAAAACCACAAAttccttttgtcttttttacAGATTTCTTTCCATATGTAAGGCCCtcttttatattaatatgttGCCAGGCAACCTGACTAATTGCTATAAAAtggcataataataaaaatataataataataaccaggCATCATGAAtatacacactgacattcagtgtttaaacaaacacactctacactttgtgatattatatttgtactacaccttctCTCATATCAATTacagattcttgataatctaacaattaaaaaataaaaattccataGGACATACAAAGTCCatagtccagagcctacatggaatcactgggcacaaggtaggaacacaccttggaaggggtgccagtccttcacgtggtgacacacacatacacacattcactcacacaatcacacatagGGAaattttttgagttgccaattcatctattcacgtgtgtttttggactgtgggaggaaagcggaacacctggaggaaacccacgcagacacagggagaacacaccatactcctcacacagagtcacccggaggaaacccacgcagacacagggagaacacaccatactcctcacagacagtcacctggagcagcacttgaacccacaacctccaggtccctgtagctgtgtgactgtgacgctaACTGctgtcaccgtgccgcccgttttacatcttatatttttaagtaatttcttcaggtttatttgtttagttacataagctccatctctcagtactgttcaaatgaagctcatgTGTTCgtataattaaatgtttaaaaagacaaaggctttcatggggtgtcctaacttttcacatgaatgtataatcaaagttcatgtttccacatgcTATGTTCATATCACATGCcgtgttcacagggccatgacaaaaaaaaaaaaattaataactcCACAGTGACTTTTCTTCATCTTTAGGATTCTGATAGTCTTTTATACTGTGTCTTCAATAAGCctttcatatttttgagacattttaaaagtaaaaaaataaaaagataacatagtctgttatattgcaTCTTCGCCTTTCAGatgtttgagacactttgatAATTTGGAGATAATGACCAATGAATTAAGCCacgtgcaatttctccacacatACTATCGTGtccaatgctatgtttatagtgcaattatataaaatttccacagtaaaaatTCGTCATTTTCAGCAAATTATTAGTCTGTTACattgtatcttcagtgagcctttcagaatTTTGAGACACTGTGACAATAATGAGATAATGTCCAATCAATTAGGCCAAATAAgcaatttctccacacattctacagtgtccaatgctatgtttatagggctattacaaaataattccacagtaaaatgtcttcatcttcagggtattaatagtctgttatattgtgtcttcagtgagactttcagatttctgagacactttgaaaataaagagataatgtccAATGAATTAAGCCAAATGCTCAATTTCCCCATACATTCTATCATGTCTAATGCTATGTTTATAGGGCCATTatataaaaattccacagtaaaatttcttcatcttcaaggtattaatagtctgttatattgtgtcttcagtgagactttcagatttttgagactcttagAAAATAAAGAgttaatatccagtgaatttagccaaatttctccacatattctatcatgtctaatgctatgtttatagggctattacaaaataattccacagtaaaatttcttcatcttcagggtagtaatagtctgttatattgtgcctTTCACATTcctgagacactttgaaaataaagagataatgtccaatgaattaagctgaacgtgtagtttttccatgtTATGGAAGGTGTGTTCAtactagcggcgacagaatgcaactacagcaccatttaaggtggaacagagaatccGAATAAGAAACTGGCGAATAAGTAACTTCAGCGTCGTGTTTAAAAGAACGTTAATTCTTGTTTCTTTAACTTCCATTAAAAGCCGAGATTGTTCCTTTCCCTCCTGTAAAATCACTTTTTAAAgacaatatttttgttcatgcagcagctatatatatatatatatatatatatatatatatatatatatatagccccaGTATTTAAAATGTCTCCCTAAGGTCTCCAAACCATGCATGATTAATGAAAAGTGCTTGTCACTGACATTTATTTACTCctcttcatttcattttatggacaaaaaaaaaaaaaggcagcatGCAAATGAGTAGCACATATACAGCAAGACTTAAAACTTGAACAAAGATGAGGGTAGTGCAAACTGATACAGGCAAGTCCACCTCACAAGTGATAGCtttaaaaaactaacaaaaacaaacaaaaataaacagtgccTTGGAAAATGCTACAATTTCTGACAACGGATAAAAGCCATGTCGGCATTTTTTGGTGCACTGTTAGAGGTAGTATAActgcaaacacagaaaacagGCCCAAGTTTGTAACTGCACCTCAAAAAGAAACTTCTGTCTGACACAAAACTCACAGTACATTCATTAactttgtttcatttaaaatattgtattgCTATGGAATAATAtccatgtgttttcttttttccacaaACGCTTCTCACGTACCGACCTGACTGACAGATGGAAACCCAGGCTGTGTCCGAAATCAGGTACTACGTATTACACACTTATTTGTAAACATAGTGCATGTAATCAGCTTAGAAACCTGTTCAAGTCCGTGTGGAACCTTCTGGACACTTTGCTATTACCGCGTCCGTGAACTGATGTGCTGAAATAAAGTGCCTGCAAATTTACACAGTACCATGCCTTTTAAAACATAAAGTGACACAAAGACCATAATATGTGTTACCATTTTTACAAGACTTAAAATACGTAAGAGGTAAAAGCACAGGAGTCCAACGCATGCCCAGCCCAAGTGCCCAGGGTTCGCACACGTTGAATTTTCACTCTGTGTAGTGTATAAATCAGGTACTTTTTGGTCATCAGTTGTGAATCCGAAGGTTTCGGACACAGCCGGAGACGTGCATGGTTAGGCCCGGCTGTCAgcccatttttatttaaaaaaggagGATATGACTCCCATAAAACAAGTTAAAAACGCTAGCAGGGCCCATGTTAACCATCACCATGATCTGCCACCATCCCAGGTATTATTGCAAAATTTGTCCACTGAATATAAACCttagaatataaaaataatgaacattCACATTTATAAGAATGTGCAAATTGAATAAGTTCACTCTCTCTATATAAACTCCTTCTATGTTTTTGTTTACCAAGGGTGATAGGAAGTGAAGAAAATGCAGAACCGACACGGGGACATGTTGGATGTTTCAATCGTTCATTTAGGGGACAACGAGTTTAAAAGACGTGAGTGGCGTGAGGTGTGTATGGCTTGTGTGTGCTTGACGTGGCAGACGGCCCCCACAGAGCTGGTGTTAATCCGGTGACGTCTGGCTGTGAGTCTTTTCAATCATAAAATCTTCTGTAAAATGGAATTGGGCACTTCAAGGGTTTCATCCTTCACCAGAACAATATCATAAGAGTCCATGTATTTCTCCAAACTCTCCTCCACCTGTAGAGACAACACATACTTCTAGTAAAACAGCTAAAGCAGGGAGGATAAGAAAATAGTAACAGGATGCAGTGATGGGTCAAGTAGTTACAGGCCAGTTCTATGTATAATTCTAGGACAAAACTGAAATGGAGCAATGAAGTGAGCTCTTAttctaatttttattattattaaattaaaatcttaaacttttacacagtcctgAATATCAATGCTGTTCAGACTATAACTGTGTGGACGTGTGTTCTCCTAGTGCCCACTTTATCAGTAAGATGTTCACTTCCACCTTAATTACAAGCAGTACTCATCCCTTCCTTTATCAGAAGCATCACCTACCAAttaacaacagagagagagagagagaaaaaattaaTGACCTTATCATTGAGAAAGCCAATTTTGAGAATATTATCCACGTTCGGGACACCGTCCGCCATTGTGAGGTCTCCCAGAGAGTCCCCCAGGAGGATGATGTTGCCGTTATCCTTCAGCTGTTTAAAATACTCTGTGTTCCTCAGGGCTCCATCATGCTTGTTGTACACATGGATCAGCTCGCCTTTAAAGCCTTTCAAAATGCCCTGCCGAACAAGAGCACTTAGAGTCAGCACACAACCGCCACCCTTCACGTAAGGCATTCTGGTTacaattacactgtgtgtgtgtatttaagtgttTGTGAATAGGGAGTTTAATCCCtagtgctgcagtaacagcaccTGCTCCTCTGAGATGTAGGAACATCTCTGTGATGACATTCAACCGTGAGGACATTATGAGGTTGCGTGAATAGTTCTGGGTCAAGAGAAACTACTAACAGCTCACCCCAAAGGTGCTGGTATTCCATCACTTCAGAaaatacagttccactgctccagtgCTCACTGCATGGGGGCTTTACACCccactagctgacacttggtactgggcatggtgaccttgggctcatgtgtagctgctccagagcgtcacGTTTCATTAATGCCTTTCACTTCAGATGAAATATTGGATGAGCAGATGTTCATCAACGTTTGCCCAAAAAATGTATGTAGTCCACCAAGAGAGGGACGCTGAGAATGCTTGATACTCACATTCTCGTCAAAGTCCATGAAGTTGGAGACGACTTTGATGTTGGGGTAGTAGACTCCAGCCTGTCTGATGACCTCCTCCAAGACATCCCCCAGTCCCGCGGAGAAGACGAACACGGGAACCTTGTGCTCATGAAGCCGATCAAAGAACTGCTCGTATCCCTCCCTGCAGCAGGTAtttaaacacactgaacatctACAATCCAGGAGCTTTATGCAGTTTGAACATGAAGTGAACTAAGAGTTATGTGACAAAtcaaactatgcatttttcctttgtggttttcaaactaggcggcatggtggtggtgcagcaggtaggtgtcgcagtcacagctccagggtcctggaggttgtgggttcaagtcccgctctgggtgactgtctgtgaggagtgtggtgtgttctctctgtgtccgtgtgggtttcctccgggtgactgtctgtgaggagtgtggtgtgttctctctgtgtccgcgtgggattcctccggttgactgtgaggagtgtggtgtgttctctctgtgtccgcgtgggtttcctccgggtgactgtctgtgaggagtgtggtgtgttctctctgtgtccgcgtgggattcctccggttgactgtgaggagtgtggtgtgttctctctgtgtccgcgtgggtttcctccgggtgactgtctgtgaggagtgtggtgtgttctctatgtccGCATGGGTTCACTCCAAGtgactttgaggagtgtggtgtgttctctttgtgtccgcgtgggtttcctccaggtgactgtctgtgaggagtgtggtgtgttctctctgtgtctgcgtgggtttcctccggctgactgtaggtgaggagtgtggtgtgttctccctgtgtccgcatgggtttcctccgggtgactgtgaggagtgtggtgtgttctctctgtgtccgtgtgggtttcctccgggtgactgtctgtgaggagtgtggtgtgttctctgtgtccgcgtgggattcctccggttgactgtgaggagtgtggtgtgttctctctgtgtccgcatgggattcctccgggtgactgtctgtgtggtgtgttctctatgtccGCATGGGTTCACTCCAAGtgactttgaggagtgtggtgtgttctctttgtgtccgcgtgggtttcctccaggtgactgtctgtgaggagtgtggtgtgttctctctgtgtctgcgtgggtttcctccggctgactgtaggtgaggagtgtggtgtgttctccctgtgtccgcatgggtttcctccgggtgactgtgaggagtgtggtgtgttctctctgtgtctgtgtgggattcctccgggtgactgtctgtgaggagtgtggtgtgttctccctgtgtccgcgtgggtttaatccgtgtgactgtgtgtgaggagtgtggtgtgttctccctgggtctgcgtgggtttcctccgggtgactgtctgtgaggagtgtggtgtgttctccctgtgtccgcgtgggtttactgtctgtgaggagtgtggtgcgttctctctgtgtctgcatgggtttcctccggctgactgtcggtgaggagtgtaatgtgttctccctgtgtccgcgtgggtttcctccaggtgactgtgagtagtgtggtgtgttctccctgtgtccatgtgggtttcctctgcgtgactgtctgtgaagagagtggtgtgttctctctgtgtctgtctgggatccctccgggtgactgtctctgaggagtgtggtgtgttctctgcgtctgcgtgggtttcctccgggtgactgtctgtgaggaaagtggtgtgttctccctgtttccgcgtgggtttcctccgggtgactgtctgtgaggagtgtggtgtgttctccgtgtgtccgtgtgggattcctccgggtgactgtctgtgaggagtgtggtgtgttctttttgtgtccgcgtgggtttcctccgggtgactgtctctgaggaatgtggtgtgttctctctgtgtctgcatgagtttcctccgggtgactgtctctgaggagtgtggtgtgtgctctcTGTCGGCGTGGGtcccctctgggtgactgtgaggagtgtggtgtattctccctgtgttcgcgtgggtttcctccgggtgactgtttctgaggagtgtggtgtgttctcactgtgtctgcatgggttgcctctgggtgactgtctgtgaggaaagtggtgtgttctccctgtgtccgcgtgggtttcctccgggtgactgtctgtgaggagtgtggtgtgttctctctgtgtctgcgtgggtttcctccggctgactgtcggtgaggagtgtaatgtgttctctctgtgtcggcgtgggtcccctccgggtgactgtgagcagtgtaatgtgttctctctgtgtccgcgtgggtttcttccgggtgactgtgtggtgtgttctctctgtgtctgcgtgggtttcctccgggtgactgtctgtgaagagagtggtgtgttctccctgtgtccgcgtgggtttcctccgggtgactgtctgtgaagagagtggtgtgttctctctgtgtgggtttcctccgggtgactgtctgtgaggaaagtggtgtgttctccctgtgtccgcgtgggtttcctctgggtgactgtgaggagtgtggtgtgttctttctgtgtccgcgtgggtttcctccgggtgactgtgtggtgtgttctctctgtgtctgcgtgggtttcctccgggtgactgtctgtgaagagagtggtgtgttctccctgtgtccgcgtgggtttactccgggtaactgtctgtgaggagtgtggtgtgttctctctgtgtcggcgtgggtttcctccggctgactgtcggtgaggagtgtggtgtgttctccctgtgtccgcgtgggtttcctccgggtgactgtctgtgaagagagtggtgtgttctctctgtgtgggtttcctccggctgactgtctgtgaggagtgtggtgtgttctccctgtgtccgcgtgggtttcctctgggtgactgtgaggagtgtggtgtgttctctctgtgtccgcgtgggtttcctccgggtgactgtctgtgaagagagtggtgtgttctctctgtgtctgtgtgggtttcctccgggtgactgaggagtgtggtgtgttctccctgtgtccgtgtgggtttactccgggtgactgtctgtgaggagtgtggtgtgttctctctgtgtctgcgtgggtttcctccgggtgattgtctgtgacgagcgtggtgtgttctcctggtgtctgcgtgggtttcctccgggtgctccggtttcctcccacagtccaaaaacacacgttgataggtggattggcaactc is a genomic window of Hoplias malabaricus isolate fHopMal1 chromosome X1, fHopMal1.hap1, whole genome shotgun sequence containing:
- the nt5c3a gene encoding cytosolic 5'-nucleotidase 3 isoform X2: MMPEFEKSTVHIRDPERVEQIICRMIHGGASKLQIITDFDMTLSKFAINGKRCPTCHNVIDNCKLVTDDCRKKLYHLRDTYYPIEIDPQLTMEEKYPFMVEWYFKSHSLLVEQRLEREKLPEVVRESDVCLREGYEQFFDRLHEHKVPVFVFSAGLGDVLEEVIRQAGVYYPNIKVVSNFMDFDENGILKGFKGELIHVYNKHDGALRNTEYFKQLKDNGNIILLGDSLGDLTMADGVPNVDNILKIGFLNDKVEESLEKYMDSYDIVLVKDETLEVPNSILQKIL